The window GAGAAGATTTTTATGAAGTTATTTTAACCTCCATGCTGTCAGTGGGATATCAAATTCCCAAGAAAAATGTAATGATATCCTCAGGTCCGGCTAAATCAAAAACAGAACTATTGGAGGGAGTCCGGCTTTTGGTAAAAAACAACTACAATATTTTTGCAACCCGAGGAACAGCTGAGTTTTTGAAGAAAAATGATATTGACTCCACAATTCTTCACTGGCCTGATGATGAACAATCCCCCAATGTCCTGGAATATATCAAAGAACGAAAGCTGGACCTAGTGATAAATATTCCTAAGAACTTATCAAAAACAGAGCTGAACAACGACTATATCATCCGCAGAAGCGCAGTAGACTATAACATTCCCTTAATTACAAACGATAGACTTGCAAGCGCTTTCATTATTGCATTCTGTAAATACAAATTAGCAGATATTAGCATTAAAAGCTGGGATGAATTTAAATAGACCGCATTCTGGATTATTAATAATAACTTTATTAGGTAAAAAATACATCCCAATACAACAGGAAGAGCCACCTTGTTGATTTTTTACATACAACTTGTTTATTAATTAACTAAATATTCAGAAAAATGGATTTTCAAGACTATGCCGATAATCCCAAGAAGAGCAGAGCAGCTGTAATTATTGTTGTTGCAGTTATTTTTGGAATTATATTACTTTTCAAATCATCAATTACTATTAAGGCCGGACAAGCTGGTGTTTTATTTAAAACATTTAACAAAGGGGTTGTTACCGACAGAACTTTTGGCGAGGGCTTTCATTTAATTGCACCATGGAATAAAATGGTAATTTATGAAGTTCGTCAGCAGGAAATTATGGAGAAAATGGCCGTTTTATCTTCAAATGGATTAGATATTATTGTTGAAGCGTCAGTATGGTTTCAGCCTGTGCACAAAAATCTTGGATTTTTACATCAGGAAAAGGGTGTAAGGTATACTGATAATGTCGTTAAACCAGCAATCAGGTCTGTGACCAGAAGTATCGTTGGACGCTATACGCCAGATGAAATTTATTCATCAAAAAGAGATGCCATTCAATTGGAGATATTTGAAGAAGTACAGAAGATTTTGGCTACTCAGTTTGTTCAGATTAACGAAGTACTCGTTAGAGATATTACCTTGCCAACTAAAATTAAGCAAGCTATTGAAGACAAATTGAGCCAAGAACAGCTTTCTGAA of the Bacteroidota bacterium genome contains:
- a CDS encoding prohibitin family protein; this encodes MDFQDYADNPKKSRAAVIIVVAVIFGIILLFKSSITIKAGQAGVLFKTFNKGVVTDRTFGEGFHLIAPWNKMVIYEVRQQEIMEKMAVLSSNGLDIIVEASVWFQPVHKNLGFLHQEKGVRYTDNVVKPAIRSVTRSIVGRYTPDEIYSSKRDAIQLEIFEEVQKILATQFVQINEVLVRDITLPTKIKQAIEDKLSQEQLSEAYQYKITREEQEKERIKINAQGKAEANRILNASLTDNILKEKGIEATLELAKSGNSKIIIIGNSEGLPLILGNQ